TGATTCTGAAATATACTAATAGTTCGGAATTAATACCCTTTGTTGAGCTTAGAATTAAAGCATTTGCTGCAGGTGCATAAACATGTTAGCAGGTAGCAATGGTCATTGTTGGGCTAGCTCATGATATCTTgcctttaaaattacatttcatttgttgctcccccaccccctcccaaatACATACAGTGGACCAGAATCTTTCTCTGAGTCTGGATTTGTCTTCCCAAGAATCTTGGGCTTCTTCTCTTGTATGCTGAAGGTATATGCATAACCTGTGacctttgtaattatttttttatggaaaaaattctAATTTCCATGTCTAGCTACACTGCatgatatatttgataaatatctattgaaagTACAACTGTGTGTTCCACATGGCAGAAGGCACTCTATTTCATCATAACAAGGGAACCGAACTCATTCTTCCATGATTTGAAAGCAGCTATGACATGAAAGAGGGAGATTGGTAGGTAAATGGGAAGTCTTCAGAAAATGACTGTATTTATTTCCCATCTTGTAGTCTTGTTCTCCTCTCTGGAGAGATTCATGCTTCATGGGTGTCCTGGAAAGTGagataggaaaaagaagaaaataagaatagatTATAAAACTCTTTCTCCCTTGGGCTCCAGTGTAATCTCTTCACAtgagcagatattttaaaactcaggTATCTGGATTCACTGAAGAGAtacatagtaaataaaaatatgactcaAATGCCATCTTGCAGCCAGGGGGGCTGTTTTCTGCCTGTTCTCAGAATTGGTGCCATAACTTATCTATTGAATTTCATGTCCATGCAATGAATAGATAGTCTCTGATTGCACAGATGCCAGGCTTAGCTAAGTAAGGTTATCTCTGCTCTTGATATAAATTGCAGAGCTACTCTGGCCGTGCTGCTCCTTGTGCAAGTGTGATCAGTGACGCCAAAGTCACATCCTTGGTCTGTTTCACATCATTTGCAAGATGGGGGCATGCTTTTTGTCATTCCATCCATTACCCATCAAATAAGATGATTGATTTTGAATTTGCGAGAAATATCTAAGTTCCATGTGTTTAGTAGGACCTTCAAAACTCTCTACTGGGAAGATTTATTTCGGTCTTAGATTCACTCACACCGCAATACTGATTTTGACCATGGGGGTGAAACTGGTGATTGCCCTGGTGGATATAGGAAAGGAGGTGGTAATATGTGCTTATCAAAGCTCAATTGGAGACACTGACCCATTTTCAAATAGGTCTGTCCTTTGGCAAATTCACTCAATtacttatacatagaaaatcttcctttaaggtttaaaaatgtcacatgaaaaatcaagttaaaatgtttttttcatttaattcattgaGTTTaaaaagtagggacttccctggtggcgcagtggttaagaatccgcctgccaatgcaggggacacgggttcgatccctcttccgggacgatcccacatgctgcggagcaactaagcccgtgcgccacgactactgagcctgtgctctagagcccgcgagccacaactactgaagcctgcatgccacaactactgaagcctgtgctctagagcccacgagccacaactactaaagcctgtgtgccacaactactgaagcttgtgcacctagagcccacactccacaacgagagaagccactgcaatgagaagcccgcacactgcaacaaagagcagcctctgctcaccgcaactagagaaagcctgtgcacagcaacaaagacccaacacagccaaaaataaataaataaatttattttttataaaagcataaattttcaattaagttaactttattaattaattaatttatatctgtgttgggtcttcgtttctgtgcgagggctttctctagttgtggcaagtgggggccactcttcattgcagtgcgcgggtgtcttactgtcgtggcctctcgttgcggagcacaggctccagacacgcaggctcagtaattgtggctcacgggcccggttgttccgtggcatgtgggatcttcccagaccagggcttcaacccgtgtcgcctgcattggcaggcagattctcaaccactgcgccaccagggaagccctacactgtcTTTTTTGATTCAAATATAATAAAGTCTTTCTTACTGCGTTCATTAGGATAATACTCACTTCTTAGAATCGGAAAACGACAGGCAGTCCGAACTAGAATGAACCATTAATAACAAAAGAAGCATTTGTTTGGTTCAACGAAATTTTGCTGAAAGTTTGGTTAAAGTTAATATAATCCATgactgttttctaatattttaatttgttgataTTATAGGTGGTTTCATACCGTTTATGCTCCTATCTATCCATAATTCATTTTTTCAGGATTTGATGATTATGTCTAcatttaaagtttttcatttttacgTAATTTTTCTTACTCCACACtttctgttacattaaaaaattgggagaaaaaaCTAACTATCAACAACCTGAAAGGAATGACTCAGAAATGACAAGATCAGTATGTGCTTCTttatatttcctgatttttctctAATGGGCCTGGACCACTtgtgcaataagaaaaaaataaggaagaaaagaacctaTGATATTTCAGTCATCTTACGAGATGGGTGTTCAcagcaaataaacaaagaaaaaaatagttccaAACAATACAGGATACATAAACAATATGCCAGTCCCCAGCATACTATCAATACTTCTCCAGTCCTAATGCTTCTAGACCCTCCAGTTTCCAGGATTTAGAAGTATTAGGAAAAGCATAAATTTGTGAAAAGACTGGAGGTTCAAATACAGAGATTTTCTGCTACTTGCCATTGCCCACAAAATTACATACTAAATTTGCTAACCAAAACAACATTATTTTGAACAGACCTCACTAATTATTTAGTATATCATAGACAGTAGTGAGTAAGGAGGAATCAATAACTCTAGGTTGTTCAATCACTAAACTCTTTTCCCCAAGTTTTTTTATGATccacacagaaataaaagaaacactaCCCACCACGCAGAGTAACCCCAGTTGACGTAAATAGGAAGTCAATTTCTTTTCCCTCATATTTAGGAAAAATTCTAATTCTAAACCTCCCCCCCATActccagatttttcttttataccttaaatgtgttttataattttttcttaatcgTAGAAGTAATAAAAGGtaattagaaaaacacaaaaataattgaaGAACATCTGTAATACTAACTAGTAATCGTGCGACAAACATGCAATGCACTCAAGCATGGGATATGTATTCTAGATCCTACATTTCCAATGTTTAGGTTATTTTAACTTTGTCATAAACCATATAGGTTGTAAAGAGCCCTGTTTAAAACCAAGTCCCCGAGTTCAGCCCAATTCTCTTTAGTCCCATCActcttgatattttttattttcaccaataTCATTGTTTCATTTTCCCCATGTAGATTTGAGATTATCTTAATATCCTCATTTAATAGCATTTTTAATGTAACTTTgctctaaatattttcaatttagcAATATTAGATATTGTGTGGCTTTGATGGTACCTTTAGCACGTATATTGTCaaaggctatttttttaaatttgcttttcagtAGCAGTATTTGATACGTTTATATCAATATATCACTCATTTTATTGGAGAGCAGCAAGTacggtattttaaaatatcaaattttgatatttttacttacatttctTCCTTGGAGGAGAATTCAGTACATGGAAGCAGTGAAAccctgttttctttaatttaaaattatcaacAGGTGTTGCTCTAGAAACATTCCAAATGCGCAAAACACCCACTTGGGAATCTAGTCAGatcaagaaaaaatttcaaattttatttgacACATAAAATGCCTAGATATAAAAGTAGTAACAAAATTTCAACTTGCCAGATTTTTAGCACCACTTACTGACATTCTTCACACAGTAATATTATATCATAATACAAAGAAACAGCCGAAGTGATATTCATCCTTTCAATTTTTGGCAcgttgtgcctttttttttcccgttCCAAATCCCTTTCTCGGGTGAGAGACTGCCTGCCTTGGGAGCTTCCCCGACAAAGATCATTATGACAATGTGACCACAGAAAAGTACCCCAGGGACACACTTGCTCTAGGAAAGCCAGCCACAGAAAACTTTCCACCTCTACCATTAAGTAATCCTTCACCTTTCAAAATGTTTGTAAACTGCTTCCTTGCTCACTTGCAGCCAAAGCCTGCCTGATATACCTGAAGACTAATTAGAAAGCCCCCTCCTTCCAAAAATCCCACCTTAATAAGCTACTCTGGAAAGAGTCTGGCAGGTCCTCAAATGATTAAACGCagagtcaccatatgacccaAAAATTGCACTCCTGCATATACACCCAACCGAATTACAGACATGTGTCCCCATAAAGCCTGCACAcaaacgttcacagcagcattcaTGACCACACAAAagtggaaacaagctaaatgtctatcagctgataaacggataaacaaaacctggcatatccatacaatggaatattattcatctatgaaaaggaatgaagtactcatccatgctacatcatggatgaaccttgaaaactctacgttaagtcaaagaagccagacataaaaggccacATGTTGAATGACTCTGCTTctatgaaacgtccagaacaggcaaatccgccgaaagagaaagtagattagtggtttatgtacacatatgtgtgactaaggggaggggagggcataAAGAAGAGTGACTTGCGGGTGGGTACAGGGTTTATTAGGGGGATGAGGAGACGCTCTGGAGTTAAAGGATGCTAATGGTCGTAGAACTTTGTGAACACAGAAACCActacactgtacactttaaatgtacaCGGTGAGTTTTTATGGTCTGTGAATCTCAGctcaataataatgataataataacagatatattattattaatatatatctaTCATTAATTATATCCTGTGAAATTAAAGGCAATGAAGATACATCAATAAGAATCCATCTACTTCTATGTGCAGTTTAAGTGCCTAAAGAAGTAaagacttctttaaaaatgttgaaaagataAAGACTCTGTCTTTCATTTTACACTTAGCAAATATGGGAAGTATTTATACAGTAGCTGAAACTGCTCTGTCTCTTCagagacctctctctctctctgaagctAAGTAAACGGTAAAATTAGAGTCATTTAATTCctaattactattttaaattccCCACCTTCCCATCCCCCATCACTTCTTAGTTTTGCTAATTCTCTTATGATTAGCAAATCGTAACTGTCAAAATTCTCAGTGAGGCTAACAGACTCCTCATCCAGATAAACTGTTTTTCTAGCCAGTATTTTTACTGTCACCCTGCCACGGCTGAAATCGACCTGCCTTTGTCTTttgtatacacacaaacacaggcatgcacacgtgtgtgtacatatataacaCATTCCAATGTTACCAGAAACCTGGAAATCTGggccttcttttcatttttatctgtcATTGTGTTAATGAGGCACTGTATAAATGAAAGTAAACTAGGTATTtactataataataatgtttgAGACATTAATAAGTTTTACACAAAATTAACCAATAAAAGTACAATTTCCCTGATTCAATTAAAGAATATACACATACTTAAACCTCTGGGAGTAGGGTAAAGTTACCTCCAGTTATAAACATGCCAGGAGCATTGGGAACCCAGGCCAAGCATTGCACAGAAGCTACTGCGCTGGGAAAATTAAATGTCGTTATGCAACAAAGTGATTCCGAATCTACTAGGCGAATTCCACGATGCAAATTAGCCACTAGGAGGTAATCGGTAGACAGTGGGTCCCATTCCAGGGCTGTAACGGGATCCTCTTCGTCGGTCCCTTCAAGAGATTCAGGTCTCAGAACATGTTTCTGACTTTTATTACCTATTAAAATGTAGAGAGCatgattttaaacaaaatttccaaaataagatTAATCATTGAGATCACATGAACTTTCTCCTTGCATACCACTGATCTCTGAGAGTCCTGGGAATACAAGTCTGGCATTTCTATACAGAAGTCAAAACTGACAAGGGAATGCAGGGGAGTTAGAGTTTGTCCTAAGGATGAAAGTCGTACTGGACTGCTTTGCTTTGGCAATCGCCAGTACCCTGTATGTTTTTCTATTTGGTACCGAAAAGCTGTAAGAAAAAGACGTCGAAAAATAATATACATCACCTTGTCATCAACTACAATTTCACTGAGTTACAACAGCATAGGGATAGGGAAGTGTTTACCGAAGGGAAGAACATCGTGTTCTGACTAAAAGCACAGACTTTGGAGGGCTGCCTGGGTCCAGATCCTAGTCCCAAGATACTTAATCTCTGTGTgctcagttttttattttacagtggaGAACATAACGATCccagagtttgtttgtttgtttaagagtAAACGAGTCAGTTGCTTGAAGTGCTTCGAACAGTGGGGCACACGATAAACAGCATACCGATGTTTACTGTCATCTGTCCTCATTCATCCTATCACTTGTCATATCATAATTCACTCCTGGCTACCAGAACAAAGCGGCAGCCAGAAAAACAGGGAGatgaaacaagtgaaattaagtGAAGAAAAGGATCAGCAAACAATCCTcttatttcttccaaaatatatacacactggCGATACGGAAAAAAAGGCCTTTGCTAACGCACCAATGGGGACTCCTAAACAGTTCTCTCATTCACAAAAGAAAGGCAGTGAAACACTAACTTTACAGATTACAACCTTAACACAAGTACCAATTATTCCTAAGAACTGTAAACTTTGAagaagtgtttattttaaaaataacactattGAAAGATACCATAGCTCCTCCTGCAATGTCTTCGTTACATACTGATTTTCAGTGTATCAGattataaaagcagaaaaaatagatCTCCTTGTATATATAAGATATGTGTAAAGTTAATTGAAAAATCTTATAGTTTCTGGCTTGAGGTTAATTCGTCAGAAcatattctttaaatataatgTTATTCTTAGGTAGGTagtattttatttagatattttgcaTATATAATCATAGAAGGTGCATGTGAAGCTTCTCTTATTTGACTTTATCAAACCTTTGCAATAACCATCAAGAAAAGTTTGCTTGCTTCTTCTTTCCCAAAATAAGCATCTTTAAAGTTGCTATTTGATAAAACAAATAGTAATGAATATTAATATAGCTAATCATTACAAACCACAGAGAGGTAGAAAAATGATTAACCTAAGTTGTACCAGCTATTTAAGTAATTATTAGGTATTTGAATGTGCCCGTTAGTATCTatggttattaaaaatattccagcatgtgaaaaaaaaaacagcaacaaaaaacatgagaaaatttgCAATGCAAATACTGTAAAAGCTAAATCATGTTGCTTAAAGCCCTGCACCTACagttaaaattataatgaattatATCATCATTTTCTGTTCTATCTGGtgtcaacatttttattataaaagacagaaaactgaATCTGTGAAATTTTGTATCCAGTCGTTAAGAACAACAGCTGACggtagttttatttatatacgttatttattttattatttacttatgttctattttattacaCAACTATCAGGCAACTTGTGTTGTCAGATAAGAACAGAAGCATAGGATATGAATAAGTCAATAAGAAGAATttcttatgaaaaacaaaaactggggcAAGGCAAAACTagggttgaaaaataaaataatgaggatAGTGGAAATCCACATAGCTGTTCCAATTTTGACTTTGAGATTGGGTGgccaaagcaaagaagaaagaaatcatgaaagGTTACACAATTCACAATGTCgataggataaaaataaaacaaaacaacaaacaaaaaatgttctcAGGAGCTTAACTCTTCCTAGAACtgagatgagaaataaatattcctgtgtgttttcaaaaaaaaacccacagtattACATAGGGCacaaagtcatcaaaaacatttctaaaatgaaacaatgcaAATTTGATTAACCCAGATCCCTGGAATAATACCAAAGTCAACTCaattaaaacatttctattatgaagattaaaaaaaaagagagatacctGAAGGCATCAGAACCATTCAGAGTACTTGATAACAATATGTACATTACTAGGACCTACCACAGATTTTCTAAATTAGGAACTTAGGGGGTTAGGACCTGAGTGTCtacattttgataaaattcttAGGTGATTCTGAAATATACTAATAGTTCGGAATTAATACCCTTTGTTGAGCTTAGAATTAAAGCATTTGCTGCAGGTGCATAAACATGTTAGCAGGTAGCAATGGTCATTGTTGGGCTAGCTCATGATATCTTgcctttaaaattacatttcatttgttgctcccccaccccctcccaaatACATACAGTGGACCAGAATCTTTCTCTGAGTCTGGATTTGTCTTCCCAAGAATCTTGGGCTTCTTCTCTTGTATGCTGAAGGTATATGCATAACCTGTGacctttgtaattatttttttatggaaaaaattctAATTTCCATGTCTAGCTACACTGCatgatatatttgataaatatctattgaaagTACAACTGTGTGTTCCACATGGCAGAAGGCACTCTATTTCATCATAACAAGGGAACCGAACTCATTCTTCCATGATTTGAAAGCAGCTATGACATGAAAGAGGGAGATTGGTAGGTAAATGGGAAGTCTTCAGAAAATGACTGTATTTATTTCCCATCTTGTAGTCTTGTTCTCCTCTCTGGAGAGATTCATGCTTCATGGGTGTCCTGGAAAGTGagataggaaaaagaagaaaataagaatagatTATAAAACTCTTTCTCCCTTGGGCTCCAGTGTAATCTCTTCACAtgagcagatattttaaaactcaggTATCTGGATTCACTGAAGAGAtacatagtaaataaaaatatgactcaAATGCCATCTTGCAGCCAGGGGGGCTGTTTTCTGCCTGTTCTCAGAATTGGTGCCATAACTTATCTATTGAATTTCATGTCCATGCAATGAATAGATAGTCTCTGATTGCACAGATGCCAGGCTTAGCTAAGTAAGGTTATCTCTGCTCTTGATATAAATTGCAGAGCTACTCTGGCCGTGCTGCTCCTTGTGCAAGTGTGATCAGTGACGCCAAAGTCACATCCTTGGTCTGTTTCACATCATTTGCAAGATGGGGGCATGCTTTTTGTCATTCCATCCATTACCCATCAAATAAGATGATTGATTTTGAATTTGCGAGAAATATCTAAGTTCCATGTGTTTAGTAGGACCTTCAAAACTCTCTACTGGGAAGATTTATTTCGGTCTTAGATTCACTCACACCGCAATACTGATTTTGACCATGGGGGTGAAACTGGTGATTGCCCTGGTGGATATAGGAAAGGAGGTGGTAATATGTGCTTATCAAAGCTCAATTGGAGACACTGACCCATTTTCAAATAGGTCTGTCCTTTGGCAAATTCACTCAATtacttatacatagaaaatcttcctttaaggtttaaaaatgtcacatgaaaaatcaagttaaaatgtttttttcatttaattcattgaGTTTaaaaagtagggacttccctggtggcgcagtggttaagaatccgcctgccaatgcaggggacacgggttcgatccctcttccgggacgatcccacatgccgcggagcaactaagcccgtgcgccacgactactgagcctgtgctctagagcccgcgagccacaactactgaagcctgcatgccacaactactgaagcctgtgctctagagcccacgagccacaactactaaagcctgtgtgccacaactactgaagcttgtgcacctagagcccacactccacaacgagagaagccactgcaatgagaagcccgcacactgcaacaaagagcagcctctgctcaccgcaactagagaaagcctgtgcacagcaacaaagacccaacacagccaaaaataaataaataaatttattttttataaaagcataaattttcaattaagttaactttattaattaattaatttatatctgtgttgggtcttcgtttctgtgcgagggctttctctagttgtggcaagtgggggccactcttcattgcagtgcgcgggtgtcttactgtcgtggcctctcgttgcggagcacaggctccagacacgcaggctcagtaattgtggctcacgggcccggttgttccgtggcatgtgggatcttcccagaccagggcttcaacccgtgtcgcctgcattggcaggcagattctcaaccactgcgccaccagggaagcccc
This window of the Physeter macrocephalus isolate SW-GA chromosome 21, ASM283717v5, whole genome shotgun sequence genome carries:
- the LOC112066115 gene encoding WD repeat-containing protein 17-like, with product MRTDDSKHRNARLVFPGLSEISGNKSQKHVLRPESLEGTDEEDPVTALEWDPLSTDYLLVANLHRGIRLVDSESLCCITTFNFPSAVASVQCLAWVPNAPGMFITGDSQVGVLRIWNVSRATPVDNFKLKKTGFHCFHVLNSPPRKKCK